The following proteins come from a genomic window of Candidatus Delongbacteria bacterium:
- a CDS encoding transposase, with product GTPTGTPTGTPTGTPTGTPTGIQTAIPTAIQTEKIEQFGKSTSNSIPTIVKLLKSSSTKNIRKLYDYNKKIWQRNYHEHIIRNEKSHYRICEYIKNNPISWEEDRYNDDP from the coding sequence AGGAACCCCAACAGGAACCCCAACAGGAACCCCAACAGGAACCCCAACAGGAACCCCAACAGGAATCCAAACGGCAATCCCAACGGCAATTCAAACGGAAAAGATTGAACAATTTGGCAAATCAACATCAAATTCAATACCAACCATTGTAAAATTATTAAAATCATCGTCAACAAAGAATATTAGAAAATTATACGATTATAATAAAAAAATATGGCAAAGAAATTATCATGAACATATAATCAGGAATGAAAAATCACATTATAGAATTTGTGAATATATAAAAAACAACCCAATTTCATGGGAGGAAGACAGATATAATGATGATCCGTAG